The nucleotide window ttttttgcatgtttctttctcaggttactttttcAAATTATGGCacagttggaataggagaaccactGGAGATTCGAGCAGGGCCGGCTCAACGTTTCTTGAGGCCCAAAGCGATCATGAAAATTTGAGGCCTTTATATAAGTTACTTTTGTGAGTAATTTTTAATAGATCCtcttatttaattaaaataacatatcaaCACAAAATATGTCAATCCTTAATATTCCTTGTCTCATTATTAAGATTTCAAAAATAATGCAAGTGAACTTTAAATTAAATATGCTATTTCgtatacttttttttttatcCGTACCATTTAAATTTATTTATATACGAGAATAAAAATATATGTAAAACAATCTAATTGAAATAAGCATGTATCTcaacaccaaaatatatatttcatcAAATATAACTTAAATATAATTGAGTTATTTTAACACATAATATAACTATAAAGTATAAACAACAACGAAGTATTAAAGTTTATAATATATATGaaacaataatatatatatatatatataaaacacaaAAGTAGTTTTTTTAATGGCAAAGAACGACGTGTcaaccaccgtgacaccgggcgctgtggccaaggtcgactactcgaccgccgccagccccttgACTCTCCCCAGATGcacggaaacccgacctccacccgcacGAAGACACGACAGTgaaataatcggtaaaacctcgcctctcATCCAAGTCGAACgggcgccacccgtattcgctcTTCACCCGTATTTACTTATACAAACAGATAATAGTCGGTGCGTAAAATTAGAGGCCCTTAAAATTATGGGGCCTAAAGCCCTAGCTTTATTTGGCTTATGCTTAAGCCGGCACtggattcgagtacttagtgggtgTTCGTTTTTCTAGAAGTCTTaccttatttgcttccgctgtgcaatgaagataccggtccagtcacgccaagctctgatatttcgaGGTGTGACATGGATGCCTTTGCTACCCATGGCTTCTCCCGTGTGCAAAATCCCAACTTCATCCACGTTCGGAAAGATGTGTATTTTTAGGTTACTCGCCATCAAAATTGGCTTACAAATGCTATGATTATAAAAACCCACGATTATATCACTCTCGTCTCGTCATGTGGAATTCATAGAGTCTGAATTTCTAACAAAATCTCTCACCACCTCCTTAGCAAACCCCACTGTTGATGAATTTCTAAGTCCTCCGCAAGCCCAATCTCGTCCTTTTCCCCATAAACCTACTGCTCTTCCATCACTCAATTCCACACCATCATCCGACCCATCTACAACACCACCACACACCACTTCATCGTCACCGACCCAACAGTTTTCTGCCACTTCTACGGGCCTTCAACCTAACCAGCCTTCCACCGACCAAACATGCCCAATTTTGGCAACCCAATTGCCTGCATTCCCATCTCAGCCCAACCAGCCTATTTCTCCATCTCAACAGGTCCCATCCTCCCACCACCAGGCCCAATCTTTTATCTCGACACAACCCACCACACCTACTTCTACCGAGCCCACTTCTTCCTCAACATCCTCTGACTCTTCCACTGAATCAACCACCACCTCATCTACCTGCACTCGCAAACCAAACCCAAAATATTACAACTCAACCTTCATTAATCAAATCACTGCTCATTCAATTCCTCCCACACTCGAACCATCCACTCATAATCAAGCCTTAAAGACCCGGACTGACGTAAAGCCATGGATATTGAGTTCAATGCTTTAATAACGAATGCCACATGGGAACTAGTCCCTCCTTCACATCACAAACCTATCGGTTGTAAATGGGTATTTCGTATCAAACGACGTCTAGATGGGTCTATTGAGAAATATAAGGCGCGTCTCGTCTCTAAACGCTTTCTCCCAGAATATGGGAAGGATTACTTTGAGACATTTAGTCCGGTTACCAAACCTGTCACAATCCGTACGGTTCTTGCCATTGCGTGTCTCAAAATTGGCCACTTCGGCAACTCGAAGTTACCAACGCCTTCTTACATGGCACTTTGCATGAAGATGTTTACATGATCAAACAACCCCCGGGTTATGAAAATTCGGATTTTCCTAATCATCTTTGTCACTTGAGGAAATCCCTTTATGGTCTCAAGCAAGTACCACGTGCTTGGTACATGGAGCTCACAAACTTCCTTCTTGAACTTGGTTTTCACAAATCCGTAGCGGATCCATCTCTATTCATCTATAGCCATGATGGGATCGTCTCAAATTTCTTGGTATATGTTGATGGCATTGTCTTAACCGATAGTAGTGATACCTTTGTCTAACACATCATTCACTCATTATCTAAAAAATTTTCTATCAAAGATATTGGCATGCTACATCATTTTCTTGGTATAGAAGTTATATCAACTACTAATGGTTTATTTCTATCCCAACATGCTCATATCCAAAATCTTCTCACCAAGTTCAAAATGGATGGTGCTAAACATGTTACCACCCCTCTCAACTCCACTGAACCACTCTCTCCGGTTGATGGTTCGCCTCATGTTGATCCTACACCTTATCGTCAATTAGTGGCTTCTCTTCAATACCTTGCCTTTACACGACCCAATATCTCATTTGCCGTTAACAAACTCTCTCAATACATGTACAACCCCACTCAACACCATTGGCAAGCCTTAAAACGAGTCCTTCGTGACCTCAAAGGTACAATCCACCACGACTTATTTCTAAACCGTGGTTCTCCCATCACTCTTACTACTTTTACCGACTCCGATTGGGGTGGCATTATCGACGGGGGCCGTTCAACTACTGCGTATATCATCTTGGTTCTAACATTATCTCCTGGCGCTCATCGGGTCAAAAATCGATCTCTAGATCTTCCACGGAGGCGGAGTACAAGGCATTAGCAAATGGTGCCGCCGAACTTTCTTGGGTCCAGAACCTCTTATTGGAACTTGGTTTGAAGATGGCTAAAGCCCCTACATTA belongs to Helianthus annuus cultivar XRQ/B chromosome 5, HanXRQr2.0-SUNRISE, whole genome shotgun sequence and includes:
- the LOC110943316 gene encoding uncharacterized mitochondrial protein AtMg00820-like, with product MDIEFNALITNATWELVPPSHHKPIGCKWVFRIKRRLDGSIEKYKARLVSKRFLPEYGKDYFETFSPVTKPVTIRTVLAIACLKIGHFGNSKLPTPSYMALCMKMFT